One genomic region from Candidatus Poribacteria bacterium encodes:
- a CDS encoding NIPSNAP family protein, translating into MIYELRTYQVVPGKMKNLNDRFANITIPLFEKHGMKVIGFWETAIGEATTTELIYMLAFEDLGHYQRAWDAFIADPEWQNAKRLTEVGGPLVNVASSKIIEPTDYSPLR; encoded by the coding sequence ATGATTTATGAATTGCGCACCTATCAGGTTGTGCCGGGAAAGATGAAAAATCTGAATGACCGGTTCGCAAACATTACGATTCCACTGTTTGAAAAGCACGGTATGAAGGTTATCGGATTTTGGGAGACGGCTATTGGTGAGGCGACGACAACCGAACTCATCTATATGCTCGCTTTTGAGGATTTAGGACACTATCAGAGAGCGTGGGACGCGTTTATCGCTGATCCAGAGTGGCAAAATGCGAAACGCTTGACGGAAGTTGGTGGACCCTTGGTAAACGTGGCGAGTTCCAAGATTATTGAACCCACGGATTATTCGCCGTTGCGTTAG